The Mytilus edulis chromosome 12, xbMytEdul2.2, whole genome shotgun sequence genome contains a region encoding:
- the LOC139497730 gene encoding putative autophagy-related protein 11 translates to MTSGGLTVTLDLATFELFIAAISSYYQCYPLSAGEITFQSEHDRRGVLVQKTFKVQLKSSQSYTINAYTTKATLLIDGKSITHFIENELPTIHGMICNTYVNNQQMNTSTINKLLEEQLQYILDNRSTNNNMKARCRKCNRNVISRAVQCNSCQMWVHYRCEGLRPIDIDKIESNNNTSYTCSSCPNPTSTAIENICSSTSPQINSREIDNISASMINTTQKCLALVNSQMPTSAEILLNEEISMQICSNCDNDIQESDETVCDSCNNVIHLTCIATNCTTQKCQACFGLEIQDQQVEKASSYDTSKELDNDHDDTIMKTPYVVQTETPSICIGNKMTVEKEQVENISRTKKSKKNLNTNSKPQDGTIVEQSTRSNNKTEDVCINQSKTTDDAQIKFKDLRQLELKLKKREDDIRLREMRNSKLNAENIRLQSAMLMQETKIKELENSIRILNRKIVVLEDTESESKRTDANSPVQNCCHQKCVTETDDLLLAMRERMTKLILQKVDAQINQLESEQIPVQSTVSNDMLPKGNTNETFAKEQVYTNTSTEHRGTVRNSEAIPLAMNVIHQSPQYHVSHPPPTINGAHQPPQYHVSHPPPAINVVHQPPLSRVSQPSQYKYYTASNKEGNAMQQHPPSLMNNSNMFTSGGDINENIIDKSESKRYEAVRALMDDHCLYTKDMGRTFINYKHEEISSIDYIFLDKELFENNSSYLKLDSCSSLVSDHYPINCRLNVKIEHRQQSTKILPTNRKIKWSTIDVNLYEENVNKSLTAISSEIQSGQELTKVITQVNTIMKNAAIESAPRAKVYNRKKQKPKIRSFKTNQASKRCKEAFAKWKANERPTSPNNKIYCDMKFAKYELRKTCRIEIAMKVLNDRQEILDARTKHDQVFYKLLGKKKGKLKNCISELNVQDNIYKSDNEIIVGWKQHFNKLAQPANDPEYDDEYYKQLALDLDNIIDICNNQTNTISVTEKDVQDAINGLKINKSPDIYSISSENIKYGGDKLQTVIKKYDSIIIQIRSNT, encoded by the exons atgaCTAGTGGAGGGCTCACTGTTACATTAGATCTAGCAACATTTGAGTTATTTATTGCTGCAATATCCAGCTATTATCAATGTTATCCACTTTCAGCAGGTGAAATTACATTTCAATCTGAACATGATAGAAGAGGTGTACTAGTTCAAAAAACATTTAAGGTTCAACTAAAAAGCAGCCAATCCTATACCATAAATGCCTATACAACAAAAGCTACCTTACTGATTGATGGAAAATCTATAActcattttattgaaaatgaatTACCAACAATCCACGGCATGATATGCAATACCTATGTAAATAACCAACAAATGAATACTAGCACTATTAATAAATTGCTAGAAGAACAATTGCAATACATATTGGATAACAGATCAACCAATAACAACATGAAAGCTAGATGTAGAAAATGCAATAGAAATGTTATCTCAAGGGCTGTACAGTGCAACAGTTGCCAAATGTGGGTGCACTACAGGTGTGAAGGTCTTAGGCCGAttgatattgacaaaattgaaagtAATAACAATACGTCATACACATGTTCATCCTGTCCAAATCCAACTAGCACTGCTATTGAAAACATTTGTTCAAGTACATCACCCCAAATCAACAGTCGTGAAATTGACAACATTAGCGCTAGCATgataaatacaacacaaaaatgTCTAGCCTTGGTAAATTCACAAATGCCAACTAGTGCAGAGATACTGCTGAATGAAGAAATATCCATGCAAATATGCTCTAATTGTGACAATGATATACAAGAATCTGATGAAACTGTTTGTGATAGCTGTAACAATGTTATACACTTAACATGCATAGCTACAAACTGCACAACACAAAAATGTCAAGCATGCTTTGGCCTAGAAATACAAGATCAACAAGTTGAGAAAGCCTCAAGCTATGATACATCAAAAGAACTTGATAATGATCATGACGATACAATCATGAAAACACCATATGTTGTACAAACTGAAACTCCATCAATCTGTATTGGCAATAAAATGACAGTAGAAAAAGAACAagtagaaaatatttcaagaacaaaaaaatcaaaaaagaacTTAAATACAAACAGCAAACCTCAAGACGGCACAATTGTTGAACAAAGTACAAGATCTAATAACAAAACAGAAGATGTGTGTATAAACCAGAGCAAAACAACTGATGACgcacaaataaaatttaaagatttaagACAACTTGAGTTAAAGCTGAAGAAACGAGAAGATGACATCCGATTGAGGGAAATGAGAAATTCAAAACTTAACGCTGAAAATATCCGCCTTCAATCCGCCATGCTCatgcaagaaactaaaataaaagaaTTGGAAAACTCAATAAGAATTCTTAACAGAAAAATAGTTGTACTAGAAGATACTGAGTCTGAATCCAAAAGAACAGATGCCAACTCACCAGTACAAAACTGCTGTCACCAGAAATGTGTCACTGAAACAGATGATTTGCTACTAGCTATGCGTGAAAGAATGACAAAGTTAATACTGCAGAAGGTGGATGCTCAAATAAACCAACTCGAAAGCGAACAAATACCTGTACAGTCAACCGTATCAAACGATATGCTGCCAAAAGGTAATACAAATGAAACATTTGCAAAGGAACAGGTGTATACCAACACAAGTACAGAACATAGAGGCACTGTTAGAAATTCTGAGGCTATTCCTCTGGCAATGAATGTCATACATCAGTCTCCACAGTATCATGTCTCTCATCCACCACCGACAATAAATGGCGCACATCAGCCTCCGCAGTATCATGTCTCTCATCCACCTCCAGCAATAAATGTTGTACATCAGCCTCCTCTGAGTCGTGTATCTCAACCATCGCAATATAAATATTACACAGCAAGTAATAAAGAAGGGAATGCAATGCAACAACATCCACCCTCTTTAATGAACAACTCGAATATGTTTACTTCGG GTGGcgatataaatgaaaatataattgataaaagTGAATCAAAACGCTACGAGGCAGTTAGAGCATTAATGGATGACCACTGCTTATATACAAAAGATATGGGCCGAACATTCATAAACTATAAGCATGAAGAAATATCCTCAATTGACTACATATTTCTAGATAAAGAGCTGTTTGAGAACAATTCCAGTTATCTTAAACTTGACTCCTGTAGTTCTTTAGTCTCTGATCATTATCCTATAAACTGCAGACTAAAtgtcaaaatagaacataggcaACAAAGTACAAAAATATTGCCTACTAATAGGAAAATTAAATGGAGTACTATTGACGTGAATCTATATGAGGAAAATGTTAACAAGTCACTAACAGCTATTTCAAGTGAGATTCAATCGGGTCAGGAGCTAACTAAAGTTATAACACAAGTTAATACCATTATGAAAAATGCAGCAATAGAATCAGCACCTAGAGCCAAGGTATACAACCGAAAGAAACAAAAACCTAAGATAAGATCCTTTAAAACAAATCAAGCGAGTAAAAGATGTAAAGAAGCTTTTGCAAAATGGAAAGCAAATGAAAGACCAACATCACCGAACAACAAAATATACTGTGATATGAAATTTGCGAAATACGAACTTCGAAAAACATGTAGAATAGAGATAGCGATGAAAGTACTCAACGATAGACAAGAAATTCTAGATGCTAGAACTAAACATGATCAAGTATTTTACAAGTtgcttggtaaaaaaaaaggaaagctGAAGAATTGTATATCCGAACTTAATGTAcaagataatatatataaatctgaCAATGAAATTATAGTTGGATGGAAACAGCATTTCAATAAATTAGCTCAACCAGCAAATGATCCTGAATATGACGACGAATATTACAAACAGCTAGCATTAGATCtagacaatataattgatatatgtAACAATCAAACTAATACCATCTCTGTAACTGAAAAAGATGTTCAAGATGCCATAAATgggttgaaaataaacaaatctcCAGACATTTACAGCATATCCtctgaaaatatcaaatatggTGGTGATAAGCTGCaaacagttataaaaaaatatgatagtatCATCATTCAAATTAGGAGTAATACCTGA